A window of Verrucomicrobiota bacterium JB022 contains these coding sequences:
- a CDS encoding SDR family NAD(P)-dependent oxidoreductase, whose translation MNLTFTDRVALVTGAGRGIGKAIAEDLAREGVKVICLSKSESSCGKAAEEIRAQGGNAVALAVDVSDGAAVAQAAEALLKEHGKIDILVNNAGIINRKTIADMSVAEWRKVMDVNATGAFAGLKAALPLMAETGGGSVINISSNSGFSGHYDPAYTASKWALRGLTRTAAMEYAEKGVRVNAICPGLIVTDLNRNSPHLKPMIEMTPMGRSGEAEEVAQLVLFLASDASAFITGEDFVIDGGFTGGAAYRRVARETGIY comes from the coding sequence ATGAATTTGACGTTTACCGACCGGGTGGCGCTCGTCACCGGTGCCGGCCGGGGAATTGGCAAGGCGATCGCAGAAGACCTGGCGCGCGAAGGCGTGAAGGTGATCTGCTTGAGCAAGAGCGAATCTTCCTGCGGCAAGGCGGCTGAAGAGATCCGTGCCCAAGGGGGCAATGCCGTCGCCCTCGCCGTCGACGTCTCCGATGGTGCGGCCGTCGCCCAGGCAGCCGAAGCCCTCCTCAAGGAGCACGGCAAGATCGACATCCTCGTCAACAATGCCGGCATCATCAACCGCAAGACGATTGCCGACATGAGCGTCGCCGAATGGCGCAAGGTGATGGATGTCAACGCCACCGGCGCGTTCGCCGGGCTCAAGGCGGCGCTGCCGCTGATGGCGGAAACCGGCGGCGGCTCGGTCATCAACATCTCGTCCAATAGCGGTTTTTCCGGCCATTACGACCCGGCCTATACCGCCAGCAAATGGGCGCTGCGCGGCCTGACCCGCACGGCGGCGATGGAATATGCCGAAAAGGGCGTGCGCGTGAATGCGATCTGCCCCGGCCTGATCGTCACCGATCTCAACCGCAACTCCCCGCATCTGAAGCCGATGATCGAGATGACGCCGATGGGCCGCAGCGGCGAGGCCGAGGAAGTGGCCCAGCTCGTGCTGTTTTTGGCCTCCGACGCCTCCGCCTTCATCACCGGCGAGGATTTCGTCATTGACGGCGGCTTCACCGGCGGCGCGGCCTATCGCCGCGTGGCGCGGGAGACGGGGATTTACTGA
- a CDS encoding lipid A deacylase LpxR family protein, with product MLPLLALPFWPGAALRAQALPEPHPPSLFSLYFENDLFARTDKNYTNGVKATWVSPQMPEQGPQPADWADWVMQHLPWIHQEAVRDRHVAFSLGQNLYTPQDINSREPQIDDRPYAAWLYGSVGLHHRSDNWLDTLELTVGVVGPLALGEETQNTIHRIKGAARANGWDNQIHNEPGVNLVWERKWRHLLLGDMELMGFEMFYHTGFSVGNVFTYGNAGGGARVGWNLTEDYGVAIIRPAGDATVPITDPIGGKFSLFLFGSLDSRGVIRDITLDGNTFRESYRAEKEPLVTDFVGGVSLVYNGWKLSYAQIIRTTQFEEGGQHAFGSMNLSFEY from the coding sequence ATGCTTCCGCTGCTGGCCCTGCCGTTCTGGCCGGGGGCCGCCCTGCGTGCACAGGCGCTGCCCGAGCCGCACCCGCCGAGCCTCTTCAGCCTCTACTTCGAGAACGACTTGTTTGCGCGCACGGACAAGAATTACACCAATGGCGTCAAGGCCACCTGGGTGTCGCCGCAGATGCCCGAGCAGGGGCCGCAGCCGGCAGACTGGGCCGACTGGGTGATGCAACACCTGCCCTGGATCCATCAGGAGGCGGTGCGCGACCGTCATGTGGCCTTCTCCCTCGGCCAAAACCTGTACACGCCGCAAGACATCAATAGTCGGGAGCCGCAAATCGACGACCGGCCCTATGCCGCCTGGCTCTACGGCTCGGTGGGGCTGCACCACCGCAGCGACAATTGGCTCGATACCCTGGAGCTGACCGTGGGGGTCGTGGGGCCGCTTGCCCTGGGTGAGGAGACGCAGAACACGATCCACCGCATCAAGGGAGCCGCGCGCGCCAACGGCTGGGACAACCAGATCCACAACGAGCCAGGCGTCAACCTAGTGTGGGAGCGCAAGTGGCGCCATCTCCTGTTGGGTGACATGGAGTTGATGGGCTTCGAGATGTTCTACCACACCGGCTTCAGCGTCGGGAACGTCTTTACCTACGGCAATGCGGGTGGCGGTGCCCGTGTGGGCTGGAACCTGACCGAAGACTACGGCGTGGCCATCATCCGCCCGGCGGGAGACGCCACCGTGCCGATTACAGACCCGATTGGCGGCAAGTTCAGCCTCTTCCTCTTCGGCTCACTCGACTCCCGGGGCGTCATCCGCGACATCACGCTCGACGGCAACACCTTCCGCGAAAGCTACCGCGCCGAGAAGGAACCGCTGGTGACGGACTTCGTCGGCGGCGTCTCCCTCGTCTACAACGGCTGGAAGCTCTCCTACGCCCAGATCATCCGTACCACCCAGTTCGAGGAAGGGGGCCAACACGCCTTCGGCTCCATGAATCTGTCCTTCGAGTATTGA
- a CDS encoding response regulator, which translates to MAIPLLLVDDNNHYAELLTEYFAPRGFALERAVSGEEGLARYQAHAPDYFAAIITDITMETRLAGYWMVRRLRRAGYKGTMMVASTAFNEIPIIDLHRALYQGLDIQFLIPKRELKQGSPRFYPLGFFRKPLTEWRPEGA; encoded by the coding sequence ATGGCGATTCCCCTTTTGCTGGTCGACGACAACAACCATTACGCTGAGCTGCTGACGGAGTATTTTGCGCCGCGCGGCTTTGCGCTGGAGCGTGCGGTCAGCGGTGAAGAGGGGCTGGCCCGGTATCAGGCGCACGCGCCCGACTACTTTGCCGCCATCATTACCGACATTACGATGGAGACCCGCCTGGCCGGCTACTGGATGGTCCGCCGCCTGCGCCGTGCGGGCTACAAGGGCACGATGATGGTCGCCAGCACGGCGTTTAACGAGATTCCGATCATCGACCTGCACCGCGCACTCTACCAGGGGCTCGACATCCAGTTCCTCATCCCCAAGCGGGAGCTGAAGCAGGGCAGCCCGCGCTTCTACCCCTTGGGCTTTTTCCGCAAGCCCTTGACCGAGTGGCGCCCGGAAGGGGCGTAA
- the efp gene encoding elongation factor P: MANPNDVRKGNCILFNNVPHLVLAVDHRTPGRRMAFVQLNMRNLNTGSSTVTKLFSNDSVDILSTDTKKMEFSYIDPMGYHFLDPETFEDITMQESDVEEAKDFLVEGGVIDILFVDGKPAQIQLPASVEMEVAEAPEAVRGDTSGNVLKPCVTTTGVTVMTPLFIKQGDKIKVSTENKSYLGRVNS; the protein is encoded by the coding sequence ATGGCCAACCCGAACGACGTCCGCAAGGGCAATTGCATTCTTTTCAACAACGTGCCGCACCTCGTCCTCGCGGTCGATCACCGCACGCCGGGCCGCCGCATGGCCTTCGTGCAGTTGAACATGCGCAACCTCAACACCGGCTCCAGCACGGTGACGAAGCTGTTCTCCAACGACAGCGTCGATATCCTCTCGACCGACACGAAGAAGATGGAATTCAGCTACATCGACCCGATGGGCTACCACTTCCTCGACCCCGAGACCTTTGAAGACATCACCATGCAGGAGAGCGATGTCGAAGAAGCCAAGGACTTCCTCGTCGAAGGCGGCGTGATCGACATCCTCTTCGTCGACGGCAAGCCCGCGCAGATCCAACTGCCGGCCAGCGTCGAAATGGAAGTGGCCGAAGCCCCCGAAGCCGTCCGCGGCGACACCTCGGGCAACGTGCTCAAGCCCTGCGTCACCACCACCGGCGTGACCGTGATGACCCCGCTCTTCATCAAGCAAGGCGACAAGATCAAGGTCTCGACCGAAAACAAGAGCTACCTCGGTCGCGTCAACAGCTAA
- a CDS encoding bifunctional UDP-3-O-[3-hydroxymyristoyl] N-acetylglucosamine deacetylase/3-hydroxyacyl-ACP dehydratase has protein sequence MKQRTILREVATHGKALHTGQEVHLTLKPAPVGHGITFRRVDLYGKPEVKPRIEFVADQLVRSTDISAGHAKLHTIEHIMSALIGCGVDNCVIELDASEPPILDGSARHFVELIDKAEIVEQDAPREYYEVKEPISISDGNRSIIALPHDGFRVTCTSTDDRGIHTQHLTLDIDPEVYRSDVAAARTFTIYEDIEPLLKMGKIQGGSLDSAIVIKGNQILSKEGLRFEDEFVRHKILDIVGDLALLGKRLKAHIIAVRTGHKLNADLTKKLYQQMKATEEPPAAGPKLEKPTTAPMPPSRPKTILPHETELRIRRILDMLPHAYPFVMIDRVVEFISEYELKAIKNVTINEPYFVGHYPGNPVMPAVLQIEAMAQAAGLVMLRHMAADGKVALFMSADKVKFRRAVIPGDQLEIIAKIVKVRGERMAHAACECRVDGKVVSAAELSFMVVDVPEEGL, from the coding sequence ATGAAGCAGCGCACGATTCTTCGCGAAGTCGCCACCCACGGCAAGGCCCTCCATACAGGGCAGGAAGTGCACCTGACGTTGAAGCCCGCCCCGGTGGGCCACGGCATCACCTTCCGGCGAGTGGACCTGTACGGCAAACCCGAGGTGAAGCCCCGGATCGAGTTTGTGGCCGACCAACTGGTCCGCAGCACCGATATCTCGGCCGGGCACGCCAAGCTCCATACGATCGAGCACATCATGAGTGCGCTGATCGGGTGTGGGGTCGATAATTGCGTTATCGAGCTCGACGCCTCGGAGCCCCCGATCCTCGACGGCTCGGCCCGCCACTTTGTGGAGCTGATCGACAAGGCCGAGATCGTGGAGCAGGACGCGCCGCGCGAGTATTACGAGGTGAAGGAGCCGATCTCGATCTCCGACGGCAACCGCTCGATCATCGCGCTGCCGCACGACGGCTTCCGCGTCACCTGCACGAGCACGGACGATCGCGGCATCCACACCCAGCACCTCACGCTCGACATCGACCCGGAGGTCTACCGTAGCGACGTGGCGGCAGCCCGCACCTTTACGATCTACGAAGACATCGAGCCGCTGCTCAAAATGGGCAAGATCCAGGGCGGCAGTCTCGACTCGGCCATCGTGATCAAGGGCAACCAGATCCTTTCCAAGGAAGGCCTGCGCTTCGAAGACGAGTTCGTGCGCCACAAGATCCTCGACATCGTGGGCGACCTCGCGCTGTTGGGCAAGCGGTTGAAGGCCCACATCATCGCGGTACGCACGGGCCACAAGCTCAACGCCGACCTCACGAAAAAGCTTTACCAGCAGATGAAGGCCACCGAAGAGCCGCCGGCTGCCGGGCCCAAGCTCGAAAAGCCGACGACGGCCCCCATGCCGCCCTCGCGCCCCAAGACGATCCTCCCGCACGAGACGGAGCTGCGCATCCGCCGCATCCTCGACATGCTCCCGCACGCCTACCCGTTTGTGATGATCGACCGCGTGGTCGAGTTCATCAGCGAGTATGAGCTGAAGGCGATCAAGAACGTCACGATCAACGAGCCCTACTTTGTCGGCCACTACCCCGGCAACCCCGTGATGCCCGCTGTGCTCCAGATCGAAGCCATGGCCCAGGCGGCAGGCCTCGTGATGCTCCGCCACATGGCGGCCGACGGCAAGGTGGCCCTCTTCATGAGCGCGGACAAGGTGAAGTTCCGCCGCGCCGTGATCCCGGGCGACCAGCTCGAGATCATCGCCAAGATCGTGAAGGTGCGCGGCGAGCGCATGGCCCATGCGGCCTGCGAATGCCGCGTCGACGGCAAGGTCGTCTCCGCCGCCGAACTAAGCTTCATGGTCGTCGACGTCCCGGAGGAAGGGCTGTAA
- the lpxA gene encoding acyl-ACP--UDP-N-acetylglucosamine O-acyltransferase, with protein sequence MPQVHPTAIVEPTAELEEGVVVGAMAYIGARVRIAAGTVIHHHATVEGNTTMGPGNVVFPYAFIGGQTQDLKFKGGFPALKIGARNVFREYCTVHTATAEGDATIIGDDCYFLAYSHVAHECIIGNHVLLGHNSTFGGHIEAEDHAVVGGHTALHPFVRLGRHCYVGGMTKVTQDIPPYMIAEGNPAEIKLINKVGMQRTGHSVEQVNLAMRLFKLLYREGQNRTQALEKLESGELGDDPIVVNLASFIRASKRGLS encoded by the coding sequence ATGCCTCAGGTCCACCCAACTGCGATTGTCGAGCCTACGGCCGAGCTGGAAGAAGGCGTCGTGGTCGGCGCGATGGCTTACATCGGCGCGCGCGTCCGCATCGCGGCCGGCACGGTGATCCATCACCACGCGACCGTCGAGGGCAATACCACGATGGGGCCCGGCAACGTCGTCTTCCCCTACGCCTTCATCGGCGGACAAACGCAGGACCTGAAGTTCAAGGGCGGCTTCCCGGCGCTCAAGATCGGCGCGCGCAACGTCTTTCGCGAATACTGCACCGTCCACACCGCCACGGCCGAGGGCGATGCCACGATCATTGGCGACGACTGCTACTTTCTCGCCTACAGCCATGTGGCGCACGAGTGCATCATCGGCAACCACGTGTTGCTCGGCCACAACAGCACCTTTGGCGGCCACATCGAGGCGGAGGACCACGCGGTGGTCGGCGGCCATACGGCCTTGCACCCCTTTGTGCGCCTGGGCCGGCACTGCTACGTCGGCGGCATGACCAAGGTAACGCAAGACATCCCGCCCTACATGATTGCCGAAGGCAACCCGGCGGAGATCAAGCTGATCAACAAGGTGGGCATGCAGCGCACCGGCCACAGCGTCGAACAGGTCAACCTCGCCATGCGCCTCTTCAAGCTGCTTTACCGCGAAGGCCAAAACCGTACGCAGGCCCTCGAAAAGCTCGAGTCCGGCGAACTGGGCGACGACCCCATCGTCGTCAATCTGGCCTCCTTCATCCGCGCCAGCAAACGCGGCTTGTCGTAA
- a CDS encoding DUF5069 domain-containing protein, with protein sequence MTYAVSPYLTCGGLCYFPRMLSKIRLVQTGELPEHYIRRCYDLWLADFLEIDYEALIRYVAAADPTDEQALAWCYEKGRQPNAMQIETWNAFATKRGWNDERTAGLQAKLREEGLAGLGIQTNFDHIEAKEGRPLKGMR encoded by the coding sequence ATGACCTACGCCGTCAGCCCGTATCTCACCTGCGGGGGGCTGTGTTACTTCCCCCGCATGCTCAGTAAGATCCGGCTCGTCCAGACGGGCGAGCTGCCGGAGCACTACATCCGGCGCTGTTACGACCTCTGGCTGGCCGACTTTCTGGAAATCGACTACGAGGCCTTGATCCGCTACGTGGCCGCAGCCGACCCCACCGACGAGCAGGCACTAGCCTGGTGTTACGAAAAGGGTCGCCAGCCCAACGCGATGCAGATCGAGACCTGGAACGCCTTCGCCACCAAGCGCGGCTGGAACGACGAACGCACCGCCGGCCTGCAGGCCAAGCTGCGCGAAGAAGGGCTCGCGGGCCTCGGCATCCAGACCAACTTCGACCACATCGAAGCCAAGGAAGGCAGGCCACTGAAGGGTATGCGGTAG
- a CDS encoding DUF5069 domain-containing protein — MAYPVSPYQQVGGLYYFPRMISKIRLHARGELPADYVPMLEKGYNLWLCDLLGVRYPDLAQTVLENELSDEEALEWCYTQRGGPLNASQIKIWNGFAAGRGRKDDRSESLQKELRALNLADRGIETNFDLFVAEEGHPRPTA; from the coding sequence ATGGCCTATCCCGTTTCTCCCTACCAACAAGTGGGCGGTCTCTATTACTTCCCGCGCATGATCTCCAAGATCCGCCTGCACGCACGCGGCGAGCTGCCCGCCGACTACGTGCCCATGCTCGAAAAAGGTTACAACCTCTGGCTCTGCGACCTGCTCGGCGTGCGCTACCCTGATCTCGCCCAGACCGTCCTCGAAAACGAATTGAGCGATGAAGAAGCCCTGGAATGGTGCTACACCCAGCGCGGCGGCCCGCTGAACGCCTCGCAGATCAAGATCTGGAACGGCTTCGCTGCCGGGCGCGGACGCAAGGACGACCGTAGCGAATCTCTGCAAAAGGAACTGCGCGCGCTCAATCTCGCTGATCGCGGCATCGAGACCAACTTCGACCTGTTTGTGGCCGAAGAAGGCCACCCCCGCCCCACGGCATGA
- a CDS encoding DUF5069 domain-containing protein, translating into MAYPVSPYQKTGGLVFFARMIDKIHLHARGSLPADYEAFLHKGFNAWMCEYLEVDYADLARAVIEGKLDAEAALEWCYARRGRALNATQIKAWNVYARLFGQQGEAAAALARSAASASLGGRGIETFFELFATEEGHPKPRA; encoded by the coding sequence ATGGCATACCCGGTATCTCCCTACCAGAAGACGGGCGGACTCGTCTTCTTCGCCCGCATGATCGACAAGATCCACCTCCACGCACGCGGAAGCCTGCCCGCAGATTACGAGGCTTTTCTCCACAAAGGCTTCAACGCCTGGATGTGCGAATACCTGGAGGTCGACTACGCGGACCTGGCCCGCGCCGTGATCGAAGGCAAACTGGACGCCGAAGCGGCACTTGAGTGGTGCTACGCCCGCCGCGGGCGTGCCCTCAACGCCACCCAGATCAAGGCCTGGAACGTCTACGCGCGCCTCTTTGGCCAACAGGGCGAAGCGGCAGCCGCCCTCGCCCGCTCTGCCGCCAGCGCCAGCCTCGGCGGTCGCGGCATCGAGACCTTCTTCGAGCTTTTTGCGACCGAAGAAGGCCACCCCAAGCCCCGCGCTTAA
- a CDS encoding DUF5069 domain-containing protein, translating to MAFPASPYQQTGGLVYFARMISKIRLFAAGELPPEYHANRGDRADAVLCDYLDVRYADLERAVVEGSLDAEQALAWCYEQRSQPLSGPRIKVWNDFLSKRGWRDDRTASLQQEIAAAGLEGRGIETVFELMVAEEGHAR from the coding sequence ATGGCCTTCCCTGCCTCCCCCTACCAGCAAACGGGCGGACTCGTTTACTTTGCCCGCATGATCAGCAAGATCCGGCTCTTTGCCGCCGGAGAGCTGCCGCCGGAATACCACGCCAATCGTGGCGACCGCGCCGACGCCGTGCTCTGCGACTATCTCGACGTGCGCTACGCCGACCTCGAACGCGCGGTGGTCGAAGGCAGCCTGGATGCCGAGCAGGCCCTCGCCTGGTGCTACGAACAACGCAGCCAGCCGCTCAGCGGCCCTCGCATCAAGGTGTGGAACGACTTCCTCTCCAAGCGCGGCTGGCGCGACGACCGCACCGCCAGCCTGCAGCAGGAAATCGCCGCCGCCGGGCTCGAAGGGCGCGGCATCGAGACCGTTTTCGAACTGATGGTGGCCGAAGAAGGCCACGCACGCTAA
- the ftsY gene encoding signal recognition particle-docking protein FtsY → MKGFFGKFKEGLKKTTPTFYKLFSSAGGLFGGKKIDASSLDELEEALYTADFGVETTEEILTEIQSAHRKDKELRGQTAAKIGANVLKRVLDGAEGDFDLSGDEVTVIAMIGVNGSGKTTTTAKLAKRFKEQGYNPMVGACDTFRAAANEQIKEWCTRLDVPLISSHHGADAAAVAYDAYAAAKARGSKVLLLDTAGRLHNKVNLMNELQKIRRVLQKHDELAPHHSWLVLDGSIGSNSIEQARVFHQEFGLTGLIITKLDGTSRGGALVGIYREMGLPIFYVGLGEQPDDLQRFSAENYANAIFGVEA, encoded by the coding sequence ATGAAGGGTTTCTTCGGCAAGTTCAAGGAGGGGCTGAAAAAGACCACGCCGACGTTTTACAAGCTGTTCAGCTCGGCCGGTGGCCTGTTTGGCGGCAAGAAAATCGACGCGTCGTCGCTGGACGAGCTGGAAGAGGCGCTCTACACGGCCGACTTCGGAGTCGAAACGACCGAGGAGATCCTGACGGAGATCCAGAGCGCCCACCGCAAGGACAAGGAGCTGCGCGGGCAGACGGCGGCCAAGATCGGCGCCAATGTGCTCAAGCGTGTGCTCGACGGCGCGGAGGGCGATTTCGACCTCTCGGGCGACGAGGTGACGGTGATCGCGATGATCGGCGTCAACGGCAGCGGCAAGACCACCACCACGGCCAAGCTGGCCAAGCGCTTCAAGGAGCAGGGCTACAACCCGATGGTGGGCGCGTGCGACACCTTCCGCGCGGCCGCCAACGAGCAGATCAAGGAATGGTGCACCCGCCTGGATGTGCCCCTGATCTCCAGCCACCACGGGGCCGACGCCGCCGCTGTGGCCTACGATGCCTACGCGGCCGCCAAGGCCCGGGGCAGCAAGGTGCTGCTGCTCGATACGGCCGGGCGCCTGCACAACAAAGTCAACCTGATGAACGAGCTGCAGAAGATCCGCCGCGTGCTGCAAAAGCACGACGAGCTGGCGCCGCATCACAGTTGGCTGGTGCTCGACGGCTCCATCGGCAGCAACTCGATCGAGCAGGCCCGCGTCTTCCACCAGGAGTTCGGGCTCACCGGGCTGATCATCACCAAGCTCGACGGCACCAGCCGCGGCGGGGCCCTCGTCGGCATCTACCGGGAAATGGGGCTGCCCATCTTCTACGTCGGCCTCGGCGAACAGCCGGACGACCTTCAGCGCTTCAGCGCCGAAAACTACGCCAACGCCATCTTTGGCGTTGAAGCCTAA
- a CDS encoding addiction module protein yields MKFVLPLDQMTREEKLEALELLWTDLTGEAAEHEAPAWHEDVVKERLRRFRAGETTGYTLEEIEEHFSQRG; encoded by the coding sequence ATGAAATTCGTCCTCCCGCTCGACCAGATGACCCGCGAAGAGAAGCTCGAAGCCTTGGAGCTGCTCTGGACGGATTTGACGGGCGAGGCAGCAGAGCACGAGGCGCCGGCATGGCATGAGGATGTTGTGAAGGAGCGCCTCCGCCGCTTCCGTGCCGGGGAGACGACTGGTTATACGCTGGAGGAAATCGAGGAGCATTTCAGCCAGCGCGGATGA
- a CDS encoding type II toxin-antitoxin system RelE/ParE family toxin → MKVIVLPPARRDLDEAYSFYEEQSRGLGGYFVSSVLADFRVLSGTAGTHRRIYGAHRLLTRRFPYAIFYAVEDGVVSVLAVLDCRMDPRRMAERLRSS, encoded by the coding sequence ATGAAGGTCATCGTCTTGCCTCCAGCTCGTCGCGATCTCGACGAGGCCTATTCCTTTTATGAGGAGCAGAGCCGTGGGTTGGGCGGCTATTTCGTCAGCTCTGTTCTGGCTGACTTTCGTGTTTTGAGTGGAACGGCTGGGACGCATCGCCGAATCTATGGCGCTCATCGCCTCCTCACAAGGCGCTTTCCCTACGCGATCTTCTATGCCGTCGAGGACGGAGTGGTTTCTGTGCTGGCAGTTCTGGACTGCCGGATGGATCCGCGCCGCATGGCCGAGCGTCTCCGCTCTTCCTAA
- the aroB gene encoding 3-dehydroquinate synthase — translation MKTTLEVGLGARAYPIHIGRDLSQDILRAVRALRQDRRPVAVLVDANVKEHFGCALEDMFEGAPMLELPSGESTKCFPWLEKACNFLAKQKIDRSGVLFAVGGGVTGDLAGFAAASYLRGIEFYQVPTTLLAMVDSSVGGKTGINLAAGKNLVGAFWQPRAVFCDLAFLDTLPPREFSAGMAEVIKYGLLDDVELFEYLERLDRLHPRHAALTGIVRRCCEIKARIVEEDEQEKAKTGGRALLNLGHTFGHAIEAVAGYGDYLHGEAIAVGMMLAAELSAERDFIEPRDVRRIALLFQSYDLPIRLREALSLEALVEAMGRDKKVSAGKLKLVLMEKMGQAFTTSDFEWPKVEQLWRGVGAVDGSEASRPSGSEG, via the coding sequence ATGAAGACGACGTTGGAAGTTGGTTTGGGCGCACGGGCCTATCCCATCCATATTGGGCGCGACTTGTCGCAGGACATTTTGCGCGCGGTGCGAGCGCTGCGGCAGGATCGCCGCCCGGTGGCCGTGCTGGTGGATGCCAACGTCAAAGAGCATTTCGGCTGCGCGCTGGAGGACATGTTCGAGGGCGCGCCCATGCTCGAGTTGCCGTCGGGCGAGTCCACCAAGTGTTTCCCGTGGCTCGAAAAGGCCTGCAACTTCCTCGCGAAGCAGAAGATCGACCGTAGCGGCGTGCTGTTCGCGGTCGGTGGTGGCGTGACGGGCGACCTGGCGGGCTTCGCGGCGGCCAGCTACCTGCGCGGGATCGAATTTTACCAAGTGCCGACGACCCTGCTGGCGATGGTCGACAGCTCGGTGGGCGGCAAGACGGGCATCAATCTCGCCGCGGGCAAGAACCTCGTCGGCGCTTTCTGGCAGCCGCGCGCGGTCTTCTGCGACCTGGCCTTCCTCGATACGCTGCCGCCGCGCGAATTCAGCGCCGGGATGGCGGAGGTGATCAAATACGGCCTGCTCGACGACGTGGAGCTGTTTGAATACCTGGAGCGCCTCGACCGCCTGCACCCGCGCCACGCCGCGCTAACCGGAATCGTGCGCCGCTGTTGCGAGATCAAGGCCCGCATCGTCGAAGAAGACGAGCAGGAGAAGGCCAAGACGGGCGGGCGCGCGCTGCTCAACCTCGGTCACACTTTTGGCCACGCGATCGAAGCGGTGGCGGGCTATGGCGACTACCTGCACGGGGAGGCCATCGCGGTCGGCATGATGCTCGCCGCCGAGCTGTCCGCCGAGCGCGACTTCATCGAGCCGCGCGACGTGCGCCGCATCGCCCTGCTGTTCCAGAGCTACGATTTGCCGATCCGCCTGCGTGAGGCGTTGTCGCTGGAAGCCCTCGTCGAGGCAATGGGCCGCGACAAGAAGGTGTCGGCCGGCAAGCTCAAGCTCGTGCTGATGGAAAAGATGGGCCAGGCCTTTACCACTTCGGATTTCGAATGGCCCAAGGTCGAGCAGCTCTGGCGCGGCGTCGGCGCGGTCGACGGCAGCGAAGCCTCCCGCCCGTCGGGGAGTGAGGGTTAG
- a CDS encoding ATP-binding cassette domain-containing protein encodes MAALIDVQGLTVRRSPTTILDQIDWRVERGQHWVLLGPNGSGKTSLLQALTGYLTPTAGKVEVFGQVYGRSYWPSLRERVGVVSVALAQQIQGEETAVEVVASGRFAMLNFWGELTPALVAEAEALLEDLHVGYLARREWRLLSQGERQRVMTARGLMSQAELLFLDEPCSGLDPVARERFLRWLEGVLARPESPGVVLVTHHLEEVVPGIEHALLLGKGVKIACGPLAEVLQPHLLSEAYGAEIGILRENGRYRLQVKGC; translated from the coding sequence ATGGCAGCTTTGATTGATGTGCAGGGGCTGACGGTGCGCCGCAGCCCGACGACGATTCTCGACCAGATCGACTGGCGGGTGGAACGTGGGCAGCACTGGGTGTTGCTCGGGCCCAACGGCAGCGGCAAGACGAGCCTGCTGCAGGCCTTGACCGGCTACCTGACCCCGACTGCCGGGAAGGTGGAGGTGTTCGGGCAAGTTTATGGGCGCAGCTACTGGCCCAGCCTGCGCGAGCGGGTGGGGGTGGTGAGCGTGGCGCTGGCCCAGCAGATCCAGGGCGAAGAGACGGCGGTGGAGGTGGTCGCGAGCGGCCGCTTTGCCATGCTCAACTTCTGGGGCGAGCTGACCCCCGCGCTGGTGGCCGAGGCCGAGGCGTTGCTGGAAGACTTGCACGTGGGCTACCTCGCCCGGCGCGAGTGGCGTCTGCTGAGCCAGGGTGAGCGGCAGCGGGTGATGACTGCCCGTGGCCTGATGAGCCAGGCCGAGCTGCTTTTCCTCGACGAGCCTTGCTCGGGCCTCGATCCGGTGGCGCGCGAACGCTTTCTGCGCTGGCTGGAAGGCGTGCTGGCCCGTCCGGAAAGCCCGGGCGTCGTCCTCGTGACGCACCATCTGGAGGAGGTGGTGCCCGGCATCGAGCACGCGCTGTTGCTCGGCAAAGGCGTCAAGATCGCCTGCGGCCCCTTAGCGGAAGTCCTGCAACCGCACCTGCTGAGCGAGGCCTACGGCGCCGAAATCGGCATCCTGCGCGAAAACGGTCGCTACCGTCTGCAGGTGAAGGGTTGCTAA